ACGCTAGCCAGGGCGTGCACGTGGGTTTCTATCAGCACGGCGCAGCTGCTGCTTTGCGCGCTGCTGGCCTGTTTCCTGATGCCGCCAAGATCGACGTGCGTCGCCTCTCCACTGTGCTGCTGCGCTGCTCGCGCAAGGGGGCCGCATGAGCCGCACCAGCCGCTCCTGCCACGAGCTGGGTGTATGCCACGGCCGCACAGACCAGGGCTGCACTTGCCACCATGACACGGAGACGCTTCCGCCTGGCGGCTACTACTTCGCGCCTGGCGCCATCGATGGCGGTCCGCACCGCCGCAAGCGCCTGGCTGGCTGGCAGCGTCTGGTGCTGGACATTGCCGCGTGCCTGGCTGTAGCGGGGCTGATCGGCTTCGCCGCTGGGGTACTGCAAGCGAAAGGCTGGCCGCTGTGAGCGCTGATCTGTCCTGCCCCGTCTGCGGTACCGAGCTTGACCTTGCGGTGCTGTTTGCTCACGAAGGCGACCAGCGCGCCCTGGCCCGCCTGGCGGCTGTCAGCATCCCGCTGGGTGGCCGTGTGCTGCAGTACCTGGCCTTGTTCACACCGCCCAAGCAGCGGCTGACGGCGGCCAAAAAAATCAAGCTGATCCTGCAACTGTTGCCCGATCTGGAGCGCGAGGCCATCAGCTGGAAGGGCCGCGATTGGCCTGCACCGCGCACGGCCTGGGCCATGGCCATCGATCAGATGCTTTCCGCCCGCGACGCCCAGCGCCTGGAGCTGCCCATGAAGGGCCACGGCTACTTGTTCGCCATTCTGGCAGGCATGGCCGACAGGCATGAAGGCCAGGCCGAGCAGCAGCGCGAGCAAGACCTGCGCACCGGCCCCCGCGCCGCCACCGTCAACGGCCCCAAGAGCGTGGCCGACCTGGTGCAGCAGCCTGCGCCCACCGCCGCACCACGCCCAGTACCGGCCGCACCGGCACCTGCTGGGGTGTCCCCCATGGTTCGCGCTATGCGCGCCGAAATCGAACGCAAGAAAGGCACCGCCCAATGACCCGCAAATCCACCATGAGCCCAGAAAGCGTTGCGCTCATCAATCACCTCAAGGAGCACGGCACCAGCACTGCTGCCGCTCTGCGCGCCCACTTCCAGGACATGAGCCGCACCCAACTGCTCAAGCGCCTGGGCAATCTTGTAGACCTGGGCTGGCTCGACTTCACGTGGGACGCCGCTGGCGACAAGGCTTGGTTTCTGCGCGCCAGCGCTCGGGCAACGCCCGTGCGAACAGTCGCAGAAAAATCCCCCCGCCAGCAAGAACCTGCGCTGCCCGTAGCTGGCCCGCGCCGGGTCGATGTGATGTCTGGCACCTACGTGCCCGCACGCGGCCCGGCGCTGCGCCCTGGTGCCCTGGACTTCCGCGCCTGCCAGAGCGTGGGCTACCGCTGCTGACGGGGAGCATGGCCATGCCAGATAACCGCACTCAGCACCTTTCCGAAGTGACAGCCTTGGCTCACCGCTTAGTCGAGATCGTCAGCGAGCAGCGGACGCACCGAGTGGCACTGGAGGCGCTGATCAGCGCTTATGTGTCTGTGGCCGTATGCCACCCCTGCTGCGCTCGCTCGGCCGCAGCTACCGCCCGCCAAGTGGCGGACCTCATCGAAAACACCACTACGCCTATGACCGCAGGCGCAACTCACATCCACTGACCGGAGCAAACCATGGCAACTCTCCAAGAAATCCAGAAACGCGCAGCCACCCTGAGCGAAGCGCGCGACAAGCTGTCCGCACTGATGATCACCCTGCAGGCGAACATCGACACCGTCAAGAACGGCGCCATGTCCGATATCAAGCGGGTGTCGCGCCAGATCGCCAAGGAGCACGCCGAGCTGGCCGAGCTGATCAAGGCCAACCAGGATCTGTTCACCAAGCCGCGCAGCTATGTGGTGGACGGGATCAAGTTCGGTATGCAGGCTTCGTCTGGTTCCCTGACCTGGGAGGACGACGCCAAGGTCTGCATACGCATCAAGCGCATGGCCGAGGCAGGCGAGATCTCGCCTGACCAGGTCGAGCTGCTCATCAAGACCACAGAAAAGCCCGTGGCCAGCGTGCTGGCCCAGTTGGAGCCCGGCCTGCGCAAGCGCCTGGGCGTGACGGTGGAGGGCGACGGTGACCAGCCCTTGATCAAGAGCGTGGACAGCACCGTGGAGAAGGCCGTGAACAACCTGATCAACGCGGCCATTAAAGAAGCCCAGGCGGAGGGTGCGTGATGCGTACCACTCCCATCGACCGCGCTAAGGTGGCCATGGGCTACCAGACCGCCATGCAGCGCCCCTGCTGCCGCAACTGCGCCCATGGGGAGCAAGCTACACGGACCGGCGCCTACAACGACGTCTATCCATGGCGCTGCAACAAGGGCGGCTTTGGCACCACCGTTCAGGCCGTTTGCAATCAGCACCAGCCTGTGCAGCAAGGCAGTGCGGCATGAGCACGCCAGAAACGATGAGCCACCTGGGCGAATGCGCGTACACCGCATTTGCGAAGGAGCTGCACCGCGTCACGGGCATTGCATCGCCCGAATGGAACAAGCTGCGCAGCGAGCAGATGCGCAGCTGGCACCACGCGGCCAACAACGTGGTGGCACGGGTGGCCGCGTTTGGCTTCCCTCGCCCATTGGATGCGCTTGAAGATGCCCGCGAAGCCAAGCGGTGTGCCGAGTGGCTGTTGCATGTGGCGGATGGCGGTGACGTTGGCGGTAGCTCACAGATGCGGGCATTGCTGCGTTCGGCGGCGGGGCTGCTTGCGCACCATGCATCTCGCGCTGATGCCGATGGCGATGCCGCCAGTGCCTTGCGTGAGTACTTGAGCGTGCACCCGGTAGGCGGGCATCTCACGGGCAAGGAAATAGATGCGCTGGCGCTGGGGCTGGCCCGTGTGGCGTTGGAGTTTCAGGCCCCCCAAAGCACCGAGATGCTCGAATTCGTAGAGTTCCTTCGCGCCTGGCACGCCAAGAAGGTCAGCAATCTGCGCGATGTCCAGGCGGGGTCCAAGGAAGGGACTCTGCTCAAGGTCGGCGACGACAACGACGGTATGCCCATGTCCAAGCGAGAGGCGCTGTTTTTCAAGCTCGGGGTGGAAGCCTCGCTAATTGAACTGGGCACGCTGCCATTCACCGTGACGCCAGACGTTGGAGCCGACCTGACGGACGACGAGGATTGATTCGCCACGCGCAACCGGCCGCTTTGGGGCGCGCCAGGCCGGTGTGGCAAGCGGTGTGTGCCACGGTCTTTCCACAGGGCCGCAACTGCCGCAGGTATTGAGTGCTGCCGTGCTGGTGCCATTCCCGCCACCACGAGACCTCCTCCCCGCAAGGGGCTAGCGCAGCGATACCCGGTTTCCGGTGTCCGACAACACCGGTTCTATTTCACTAGGAGCAAGACATGTTCGCAAACCTCATCATCTACCGCATCGCCCCTCAGTGGTCCGCAACTCTTGACCAGGTCGAGCAGGCGCTGGTGAAGACTCCTTTCGCTGAGTGTGGCCCAACGCAAGAGAAGTCGGTTGGTTGGATTCCTCCTCGCGGAGAGGCTCATGGTGCATTTGCCGAGGGTGTTGCCGGGCAGTGGATATTGCGCTTCATGACCGAATCCAAAGTGCTCCCCGGCTCCGCGCTGAGCCGCAAGGTCAAGGAGAAGGCCGAGCGCGTTGAAAAGGAAACAGGCCGCAAGCCTGGCAAGAAGGAGAGCAAGGAGCTGAAGGATGAGGCGCGGCTTGACCTGCTGCCCATGGCGCTGACAAAGCAGGCGCACATGTGGGTGTGGATCTCCCCGGCATCGCGCCTGCTGGTGCTGGACACGTCCAGCCAAGGCCGAGCCGACGAGGTGGTCACGCACCTGGTCGAGGCGCTACCCGGCTTGTCGGTGTCCATGCTCGACACCCAGACCAGCCCACAGGCTGCGATGGCCCACTGGCTCAAGGAGCAAGAACCGCCAACGGGCTTTACCGTAGACCGCGAATGCGAGCTTAAAAGTGCGGGAGAGGAAAAGGCAGTGGTGCGATATGCCCGCCACCCGCTGGACATCGAAGAGGTGCAGGCCCACATTGATGCGGGAAAACTGCCAACGCGTCTGGCGTTGACTTGGGACGACCGCGTGTCGTTCGTGCTGACTGACAACCTGCAAATTCGCAAGGTGCGGCTTCTGGACACGGTCTTTGAAGGCACCAAGGCCGACGACGGAGGCTTTGATGCCGATGTGGCGATCGCCACGGGCGAGCTGGGGAAGTTGATCCCGGATGTGCTTGATGCGCTGGGCGGCGAGGTGCAGTCCTGATCGCTAGCGCGAATCGCCCGCCAAAGGCCAGAAACCCCTCCCAAATCGTCCCAAACTGAAATCGTGGGGGATTGGGGCCTGAAGGGCTCCAAGGTCTCCAGAACCCACAAACGCTTAATCATGAAAATCCCGGCACTCATCCTCTCTTGCCTGGCTGCGCTGTTCGGTGTTGCCGGAACCCTGTTGCTCGCCATGCCCGCATACCCCGGCTGGGGGTTCGGCGCGTTCCTGGTCAGCAACCTTGGCTGGCTCACCGTGAGCGCCTGGCAGCGTCAGTGGCCCCTGCATGTGCAGCACTGGGTCTTTTTGCTGTGCAGCCTGCTGGGGTTGTGGAACTGGTGGCTTGGGCCGCTGGTGTTGGGGGGCGCGAAGTGAACCGCACCGAATACCTCCTGGCGTGCCTTGCCGAAGAGGCCGTTGAAGTTGCGCAACGGGCGACCAAAGCCATGCGGTTTGGCTGCGACGAAGTGCAGCCAGGTCAAGAGCTGTCCAACACACAACGCATCCGCCAGGAGCTTAGCGATTTGATCGCGGTTGCCGAGATGCTCGAAGAGGCAGGAGTACCGGTGCTGCCGCTGGATGTTGATGCTGTTGATCGAAAAAAGGTAAAAGTCTTGGCGTTCATGGAGTATTCGCGCAAGTGCGGGGCGCTGTCATGAGCAACCACACCGCCGCCATCCACGTCCTCAAGTCCAAGCTGCAGCTCACGGACGATGACTACCGCGCGCTGCTCAAGAACTTGACCCAAAAGACCAGCAGCAAGGACCTGACGGACAAGGAGCGCCAAGCCGTGCGCGACCACATGCAAAACCTGGCCGAGCGTTCGGGCGTGGCCACGCCGTTGCGCCGCCGCTCGCCCGGCCGCACGTTTGCCCAGGCCAAGGCCGCAGCCAGCCCCCGCGAGCGCAAGGTGTGGGCGCTGTGGCACCAGCTGCACCGCGACGGCCTGGTCCATGACACCAGCCCGAAAGCCCTCAACGCCTGGGTGGCCCGTACGGTGCATGTGAGTGCGCTGGCGTTCGCCAATGCGGCCCAGCTGGATACCTTGATTGAGGCGCTGAAGGCTTGGCAACTACGTGGAGGTGAGCATGGTTGAAACGTTCGAGAGAATGGACTTGAATCAGCTGACTCAAGAGCAGCTGGCTCCGCTGGAAGAGCTTATTCCGCCCGGTTGGCCCGCAACATGGCGCGACCTCGCCACCAGCCACTTCATCACATTGCTCTCAGCGCCAGGAGCTGGGCAGGCCAATGACTTGGCGCGCCTGGCTGTGGCGCTCACGTTGGGCATCGCTCAGGACCTCGGCGGATCGCAGCCCTACATACCAGTGGGGGCGGATGTAATGAGTAGCGCCCGTGCGCGAAGAGTGATTGACTTGCTGGGGCAAAGGCTGAGTTACAAACAGGTAGCCGATGCAACAGGTCTGACAGAGTCGCGCGTCAGGCAGATCGAATCGGAATGGCGCAAGCAACAGATGCTGTTACGGCAAGGTCAGTTACAGCTAGAGGACTGAAGCGCACTAGCGCCATCAACACAGTGCTGAGCCTCGCCCGCCTCGCGCGCGCGGGGCTTTTTCTTTACTGCGAATCTATGGAGCACTCGATTTAGCGCAGCATGGCTTGCGGCGCGACAGTCGCGGCATGCATCAACGCACCGCCTCCCGTAGCACCCGCATCGCCATCTGCAGCGCAGGCGCCGCCGCCCTGGCCATCGCCGCCTGCACATTCGGCGTGCCTGCCAAGACCGCGCAAACGACGGGCGGCACGGTCATGCTGCAGCTCACCCCAGCGGGCACCTTCAAGCCCAACGATGGGCGCGAGCTGAAGCCCGGCGCCTGGCGCATCGACGCCGCCAGCGCGCAACACGTCATCGAGCGATTCAAGACCCGGGGCAAGCCCCCGGTCATCGACTACGAGCACCAGACCCTCAAGAAGGAACAGAACGGCCAGCCCGCACCCGCAGCGGGCTGGATTCGTGATCTGCGCTGGGTTGACGGCCAGGGTTTGTACGCCGTGGCCGAGCTGACAGCCCGCGCCCGCGACTACATCAAGGCGGGCGAGTACCTCTACTTCTCCCCCGTCTTTGAGTACGACGAAATCACCGGCACGGTGCTCGCCGTGCACATGGGAGCGCTCACCAACGACCCGGGCATCAGCGGCATGGAGCCACTCTCCCTGGTAGCCGCCGCGACCGCCGCTTTCCTTCCCTCCAACCCTCCACGACAGGAGCCTTCCGTGAACCCCTTGCTCAAAGCCTTGCTGGCCGCCCTTGGCCTGCCTGAAACCACCACCGAGCCCGCCGCCATTGCAGCGCTCACCGCCCTCGGTCCGCTGCAGCCCCTGCAGGCCCGCGCTAACGTGGCCACGGCCGTCTGCACCGCGCTCAAGCTCCCGGCTGATGCCACGCCCGAGGTGGCCACGGCCGCCTGCGCCAGCCTGGCGCAATCCCAGCCAGGTGCACCTGACCCAACCAAGTGGGTGCCCATCGAAACGGTCACTGCCATGCAGGGCCAGATTGCTGCGCTCACATCGCGCCAGGTCGAAACCGACGTCGATGCGCTGATCAAGCCTGCGTTGGCTGATGGCCGTCTGCTGCCCACACTGGAAACCTGGGCTCGCGACATGGGCAAGAAGGACATTGCGGCCCTTACGGCCTTCATCGGAGCGTCCAAGCCCATCCCGGCCCTGGCGGGCACGCAGACGGGTGGCAAGGCGCCCACTGCCACCGCCAGTGGCGACCAGCAGCTCAGCGCCGACGAGCTGGCCGTGTGCAACTCCATGGGCATCACGCCCGAGGCCTACCGCAAGGCGGGCACTGCCATGGCCACAGGCGCCGCCGCCTGATCGCAGCCCATCCCATCACCCACCGGAGATCGAAGTCCCATGACTGCACTCACCCAAGACCGCAACACGTCGCGCCGCGACGGCAACCAGGTCGAGCCGCCTGTGGCCGCCACCACCCGCATCTGGGGCGGCTCCATCGTCTGCATCAATGCCGGTGGCTACGCCGTGCCTGGCGCCACCGCAACCACGCTCAAAGCCGTTGGCGTTGCCGAGCGCCGTGCCGACAACAGCGCGGGCATTGCGGGCGCCATCCGTGTGCGCTGCCGCAAGGGCCCGCACCGTTTTGCCAACTCGGCATCGGCCGACGCCATCGCGCTGACCGACGTGGGCAGCGACTGCTACATCGTGGACGACCAGACGGTCGCCAAAACCAACGGCACCAACACCCGCAGCGTGGCGGGCAAGGTGTTCGACGTGGATGCCGATGGCGTCTGGGTCGATTTCCGCTGATTCCAACTGCAACGGAGTTTCAACCCATCATGATCATCAATCACGGCAACCTCGCCATCCTCAACCAGTCGTTCAGCGCCGCCTTCGCCGGTGGCCTGGCCAGCGCTGCCCCCATGTGGTCGCAGATCGCCACCCTGGTGCCCAGCACCACCAGCGAGCAAAAGTACGGCTGGCTGGGCAAAATCACCAAGTTCCGCGAATGGATCGGCGAGCGCCAGTACCAGAACCTGGTCGCGCACGACTACGCCATCAAGAACAAGACCTTTGAAAACACCGTATCGGTGGGCCGGGACGAGATCGAGGACGACCAATACGGCGTCTACAAACCCGTCATCGAGCAGCTGGGGCAAGACGCCGCGCTGCACCCCGACGAGCTGGTGTTCGCCATGCTCAACGCGGGCTTCACCACGCCTTGCTACGACGGCCAGTACTTCTTCGACACCGACCACCCGGTGGGCGCCCCTGGTAACCAGACCAGCGTGAGCAACTTCCAGGGCGGCAGCGGCGCGGCCTGGTTCCTGGTGGACAACACCAAGGTCATCAAGCCCATCATTTACCAGAAGCGCCGCGACTACGGCTTCCAGGCCAAGACCAGCCTGAGCGACGACAACGTCTTCAGCCGCAACGAATTCGTTTGGGGTGCAGACGGGCGCGGTAACGCGGGCCTGGGCCTGTGGCAGCTCGCCTATGCCAGCAAGCAGACGCTGGACGTGGACAGCTATGCCGATGCACGCGCCGCCCATCAGTCCTTCATGGGCGACAACGGCAAGCCACTGGTCATCCGCAGCGCCGAACTGTGGGTGCCTCCCGCCCTGGAGCAGGTAGCGCTGGAAGTGGTGCAGGCCGAGCGCCTGGCAAACGGTGCCAGCAACGTGATGCGCAACCTCTCCAAGGTTGTCGTCTGCCCCTGGCTCACCGCCTGATCGCCCCCCGGCCCAACCCACTTAGGAGCAACGCCCATGGCAACCGCCAACCGAAACAAGACCGCTGCAGCCGTAGCCGCCAAAACCGTCCAGACCGCTTTGCCCGGCGATCCCGCCCCCGGCATGCGCCAGGTGCTGCAGGTCATCACCAAGCGCGACGGCTTCCGCCGCGCGGGACGCGAATGGCACGGCACCACCTTTGTGCCGGTGCAAGAGCTGACCCGCGAGCAGTTCGAGCAGATCGACCGCGAACCCATGCTGGTCGCCCAGCTCATGGAAGTGCCCGAAGAGCAGGTGGGCGAACTTGCCGCCCGCGACGGCGCCGATGGCAGCGAAACAGGGACCTGATACCACCCCAGCGAAGGGCTTTGATCTGCGCGCGTCGTTCTCCATGCGCGCAGGGAGCTCAGGGAGAACTCCACCGCCAACCTCAAGCCGGGGCTGGATAACGGGAAGGGTTTTGGATTAGCCCCGGCATTTTGATTTCTTCCCCACCATGCCCTACATCACCACCGCCGAACTGGCCGAACGCCCAGGCGCCCGGGAGATCGCTCTCGCGGCCAGCAGCGATGCCACGCCTGTGGTGGACTTCGCCTTGATGGACGCCACGCTGCGCGGCGCAGACCGCTCGGCCTGGACGGCCCCGCAGCTCGCTGCCGCCGACGCAGCCCTGCAGCGCGTGCAAGACGCCGTGGCTGAGGCCGGTGCCGTGATCGACGGCCACCTTGCGCAACGCGGCTACACACTGCCCCTGAACCTGCCCCCCACGTCCACCGGCAAAAGCCTGCTGACGGCTTGGGCACGCTCCATTTCGCGCTACCTGCTCAACGGCCGCCGCGTGACGGATGAGGCCAAAGACCCGGTAGCCCGCGACTACCGCGACGCCTTGAAGATGCTCGACCGCGTGGCTGCGGGCAAGCTGAGCCTGGGCGCCAACGACCCTGAGGCCCCCGCCAACGCCACCAGCACCGACGTGCGCTTTGACGCTGCGCCGCCCGTGTTCTCGCGCCATGAGCTGCGGGCCTTCCGGTAACCGGCCATGTGGGTGCAAGACGTTCTCGACCGACTCAAGGCGCAGGTTTCCGGCATGCGCGAGATCGACGGCGCCACCAGCCTGGACGCCGCCATGCGCGGCATGGTCGCGGCCCCCGCGCTGTACCTCATACCGCTGGCCGACCGGGGCCATGAATTGCCCCATACCGGCACCGTGGATCAGCTCATTGGCGTGCTGTTCGGCGTGCTGATCGTGCTGGACACCGCCCGCAGCGCCCAGGGCCTGGACGTGCTGCTGGAGCTGGAGGCCGTGCGCGCCCAGGTGCGCGCAGCGCTGGTGGGCTGGGTGCCCGATGCCGATACCGGCGAGCCCGTCACGTTTGCGGGCGGCGAGCTGGTGCAGTTCCAGGGCGACGGCCACCTCTGGTGGAGCGACGAGTTTTCCTTGACCACGTACTACAGGAGCAATCCGTGAGCAAAGCCAATGGCAAATCAACCAACACCACGGCCGAAGAAGCGGCCGCACCGACGGCCAGCGCCGCCGCAGACACCGGAGCCATTGCCGTGGTTCAGCCCGCCCCGGCCGCCAAGAGCGCGCCGGACCGGTACCACGGCCACGGCGGCCTGTACCGCATGACGAACGGCCGCCGCGTGCAGGTCGAACAAACCCAACCTGAAACCACCAAGGAGCGCAAATGAGCGACCCAAAATTCATCAAGAAGATGGCCGTTCTGGTGGCCATTGAAGCCACCGTGGGCACCATCGTCGTGCCCGTGGCCGCAGACGCCATCGAGGTGTCCGATGTCACCCTGACTCCCATCGAGGGCGACGAGGTGGACCAGGGCGTGATCCGCCCGTACTTCGGCGCATCCGAAACGACGCTGGTCACCCTGTACCGCAAGATCGCGTTCAGCGTGGGCTTTGCAGGTGTGGGCACCGTGGGCGACCTGCCGGGCTGGGCCACGCTGTTGCGCGCCAGCGCCGCCAGCGTGACCAACACCCCCGCGCCAGATCCCGACGCTGGGACTGTCTTCGCACCTGTCACCGATGGCATGGAGAGCGTGACCATCTATGCCGTGGTGGACAAGCTGCTCTACAAGATGGCAGGGGCCCGCGCCAACGCCAAATCCATGGTGGACGCCAAGCAAATCCCGAAGTGGCAGTTTGAGTTCACCGGCGCGTTCTACCCGGTGGAAGACGTCGGCTCCATGCCTGCTGTGAGCTATGTGAAGTTCCTGCGGCCGTTGGGCGTGAACAAGCTCAATACCACTTTGAGCCTGGACGGCTACAACGCAGCGGCCAGCAGCTTCCAGTTCGACTTCGGCAACCAGGTGGTCAAGCAAGACCTGATGGGCGTGGACACAACCGAAATCACCGGCCGCGTCTCCACCGGCACGGTGACTTTCCGCAACACGTCCGTGGCCACCAAGAACTGGATCGAGATGGCCCGCACGAGTGCCAAGGTGCCTCTGCTGCTCAAACACGGCCAGGCCGCCGTCAACACGATCTCCATTGCGGCGCCGCTCGCACAGATCGGCAAGCCCACGTTCGGTGAGCAAGACGGTATCCAGATGATCACCGTGCCTCTGCGCTTCATCCCGAGCGATGCGGGCAACGACGAGTGGTCCATCACCGTCTGAGCGACCTGATCGCGCCTGCTTCTTTTACCCCCTGCAACAGCATTTCAACAAGGATCACACCCATGTCCGTCGTTCTCGCATCCGTCGCTTTTTGGGCCGCCGCCCGCCTCACCCTGGTGGGCGACCTGGGCAAACCGGAAATCGTTCATTTCAAGGCCCGCTTCAAGCGCCTCAAGACCAGCGAGCGCAAGCAGCTCGAAGCCGATCTGACCGCCAAGAAGATCACCGACAAGGAGTTCCTGGACCGCCTGCTGGTGGACTGGGAGCTCAAGGACAAGGCCGGTAGCGCGGTACCTTACACCGAGCAGCAGCGCGCGGAGTTGGTAGAAGACTGGGACGGGTTCGAAGCGGCTCTGGTGGAGGCGTACTTTGAGAACGGCCGCAAGGCGCGCGAGGCGGCAGAAGTCGCAAAAAACTCCGAGCCGCCGTCCGCCACCACTATCTGAGCGCGGGGGGCGGCGAGGCCAATACTGAGGAAGAAGACGCCGATCTGCGCGCCCAGTGGCAGCAGCTTGGAGCCGACCCCGACAAGGCCATGGAGGCGAACCAGGTCGCCCGGGCCGAATGCGCCAGCCAGGAAGGTGACTTTGAGTTGCCGCCCGAGTTGTGGCGGGCTTGGGAGGTGTTCACCGCCTGTGACCGCAACTGGCGCGTACTCATCGGCGTTGGCCTGGTGCATTACGACGGCATAGACGCCACAGCCATGCAGTCGGTCATGCACATGCTGAATGTGAAGCCCAAGCACCGGCGCAATGTGTTCTGGATGGTTCGCGTACTCGAAGCCGAGGCACGCAAGTTTCTCAACCAACGGTAAGCGGCAAAAGAAGGAAAGCGGCGCATGTCCAATGAATTCAAGGTGGGTGTCAAACTGCATGTGGACTCCACACAGTACACCGCCGAGTTCACCAAGGCGGGCCAGACAGCGCAGGCTTTCGCAGCACAGGTTTCTGGCAGTGCCTCCGGCGCGGCCCAGGGCGTTCAGTCCATTGTGGGCAAGCTGGACAGCCTGGGCCAGGCCGCCAGCAACGGAAGCACAGCCGCTGCCGCCATCGACAAGCTCACCTTCTCGGGGCGCCAGGCGGCGGTGGCGCTGGGGGCCATTCCGCAGCCGCTGTCCGGCGCGGCCGCCAATTTCCAGGCGGCGCAGACCGGGCTAGCCGGTGTAGCCCGCCAGGGCGACGCCGTCAAGACCGCGCTGAACAGTGGCATACCCGCCGCCAAGGCCTTCGGCACCGCCGCAGACAGTGCCAGCCAACAGGCCGCGAAAGCGGGGGGAATCGCCCAGGCGGCGCTGGGCCAAACCACCATCTCCGCCCGGCAAACCGCTGCCGCGCTGCGCGGCGTGCCCGCACAGTTCACTGACATCGTCACGAGCATCCAGGGCGGCCAGGCGCCGCTCACGGTGTTCCTGCAGCAGGGCGGCCAGCTCAAAGACATGTTCGGCGGAGCCATTCCCGCCGCCAAAGCCCTGACCGGCTACGTGTTCGGCCTTGTCAACCCGCTCACGCTTGCCGCCGCCGCCGCAGGCGTGCTCGCACTGGCGTACTACCAAGGCTCCCAGGAGGCCGATGGCTACCGCGCATCCATTGTGATGAGCGGCAACGCCGCAGGCACCACGGTGGGCCAGCTCACCGACATGGCGCGAGCGATCAGCGAGGTCACGGGTACGCAGGGCGCTGCCGCCGCTGCGCTGACCCAAATGGCGGGTAGCGGTGCGGTGGCGCGCGAGAACCTGCAGCAGTTCACCCAGACGGCCATGGGGCTGGAGAAGTACGTCGGCCAGCCGGTCAAAGCCACGGTGGACCACCTGGAGCAACTGGGCAAGGCACCCCTGCAGGCGAGCCTCAAGCTCAATGAGCAGTACCACCATCTGACAGTCGCCGTCTACGAGCACATTCGCGCTCTGGAAGAACAGGGCCGAAAAGAAGAAGCCGGGGCCGCCGCGCAACAGGCCTACATGGCCGCGATGGAAGCCCGAAAGAATGAAATGGTTGCCAACCTCGGCTACATCGAGCGCGCATGGATGGGCGTTGCAAGTGCGGCCAAGGGAGCCTGGGACTGGATGCTGGGAGTGGGCCGTGCAAACACCGACCAGCAGAATCTCGCCCAGCTCCGGGAGAACCTGGCCCGCCAGGAAGAGCGCAATGCCCGTCCTGGCTTTAAGGAGGGCCAGGCGACGGCCGATCTCAAGGAACAGATCCGCTTGCTGGAAAAGAAGATCACGCTGGCCAACGACAACGCCGCAGCTCAAGCCCAGGGTGCCAAAGCTGTAGAGCATGAGGCTGAGTGGGCGAAGATCGTCAACGCCAACAAATCCAAGCAGCAGCAGCAGGAAGAGGAGATCAACCGAATTCGCAATGTGGGTATGGCTGCGGGCAAGGCGGCAGGCAAAGAGCAGCTCGAAATAGAGCGCGACATTGAGCGCCAAATCGCTGCCTACAAGAAGCGCGTGGCCGACAAGGGCGCGGCTGGCTCTGCGGCCCGTGAGCTGGAGCAGCAGAAGTCTTTGCTGGCAGAGCTAGCCGGCCTGTCTGGCGACTTCTACAAGGACTGGGAGCGCCTGAACAAGCAGTTCAAGGACGGCAAGCTCACTGCCGAACAGTTGACCCAAGAGCAGGAGAAGCTGCTCGCCAAGCAGCCCGGCATCAAGGCAGCGCGTGAGGCCGAACTGAAGGTCATGCAGGCGCAGTACGCCGTGCAGCAGCAGATCGCCGATGAAATCGCCCAGGCCGAGGTGGCCCGCACCCAGGCCGTATATGCCGGTCGCCAGGCGGTCACCGACTACGCCCGAGGCGTGGGCGAAGCCACGCAGCTGCTGGAGGTGGAGCGCCAG
Above is a window of Acidovorax sp. KKS102 DNA encoding:
- a CDS encoding recombination-associated protein RdgC, whose translation is MFANLIIYRIAPQWSATLDQVEQALVKTPFAECGPTQEKSVGWIPPRGEAHGAFAEGVAGQWILRFMTESKVLPGSALSRKVKEKAERVEKETGRKPGKKESKELKDEARLDLLPMALTKQAHMWVWISPASRLLVLDTSSQGRADEVVTHLVEALPGLSVSMLDTQTSPQAAMAHWLKEQEPPTGFTVDRECELKSAGEEKAVVRYARHPLDIEEVQAHIDAGKLPTRLALTWDDRVSFVLTDNLQIRKVRLLDTVFEGTKADDGGFDADVAIATGELGKLIPDVLDALGGEVQS
- a CDS encoding regulatory protein GemA, which gives rise to MSNHTAAIHVLKSKLQLTDDDYRALLKNLTQKTSSKDLTDKERQAVRDHMQNLAERSGVATPLRRRSPGRTFAQAKAAASPRERKVWALWHQLHRDGLVHDTSPKALNAWVARTVHVSALAFANAAQLDTLIEALKAWQLRGGEHG
- a CDS encoding phage protease — protein: MHQRTASRSTRIAICSAGAAALAIAACTFGVPAKTAQTTGGTVMLQLTPAGTFKPNDGRELKPGAWRIDAASAQHVIERFKTRGKPPVIDYEHQTLKKEQNGQPAPAAGWIRDLRWVDGQGLYAVAELTARARDYIKAGEYLYFSPVFEYDEITGTVLAVHMGALTNDPGISGMEPLSLVAAATAAFLPSNPPRQEPSVNPLLKALLAALGLPETTTEPAAIAALTALGPLQPLQARANVATAVCTALKLPADATPEVATAACASLAQSQPGAPDPTKWVPIETVTAMQGQIAALTSRQVETDVDALIKPALADGRLLPTLETWARDMGKKDIAALTAFIGASKPIPALAGTQTGGKAPTATASGDQQLSADELAVCNSMGITPEAYRKAGTAMATGAAA
- a CDS encoding Mu-like prophage major head subunit gpT family protein; the encoded protein is MIINHGNLAILNQSFSAAFAGGLASAAPMWSQIATLVPSTTSEQKYGWLGKITKFREWIGERQYQNLVAHDYAIKNKTFENTVSVGRDEIEDDQYGVYKPVIEQLGQDAALHPDELVFAMLNAGFTTPCYDGQYFFDTDHPVGAPGNQTSVSNFQGGSGAAWFLVDNTKVIKPIIYQKRRDYGFQAKTSLSDDNVFSRNEFVWGADGRGNAGLGLWQLAYASKQTLDVDSYADARAAHQSFMGDNGKPLVIRSAELWVPPALEQVALEVVQAERLANGASNVMRNLSKVVVCPWLTA
- a CDS encoding gp436 family protein; this translates as MPYITTAELAERPGAREIALAASSDATPVVDFALMDATLRGADRSAWTAPQLAAADAALQRVQDAVAEAGAVIDGHLAQRGYTLPLNLPPTSTGKSLLTAWARSISRYLLNGRRVTDEAKDPVARDYRDALKMLDRVAAGKLSLGANDPEAPANATSTDVRFDAAPPVFSRHELRAFR
- a CDS encoding DUF1799 domain-containing protein — encoded protein: MEANQVARAECASQEGDFELPPELWRAWEVFTACDRNWRVLIGVGLVHYDGIDATAMQSVMHMLNVKPKHRRNVFWMVRVLEAEARKFLNQR